From a single Mobula birostris isolate sMobBir1 chromosome 13, sMobBir1.hap1, whole genome shotgun sequence genomic region:
- the LOC140206704 gene encoding uncharacterized protein, giving the protein MAHQRVHTGDRLFTCADCGKGFTCSSKLKVHQRVHTGERPFTCSDCGKGFISSSQLKVHQRVHTGERPFTCSDCGKGFSLSFQLLRHQSAHTREWPFTCSDCGKGFISSSKLKVHQRVHTGERPFTCSDCGKSYTQSSDLMGHQRVHTGERPFTCSDCGKGFISASKLKVHQRVHTGEKPFTCSDCGKGFTRSSKLKVHQRLHTGERPFTCSDCGKGFTSSSQLKVHQHVHTGERPFTCSVCGKTFTLSPHLLRHQSVHTGAWPFTCSVCGKGFTELSSLQRHQSVHTGERPFTCSVCGKTFTLSPHLLRHQLVHTGAWPFTCSVCGKGFTELSSQQRHQSVHTGKWQFTCSVCGKGFNRSSHLVTHQSAHTGEWPFTCSDCGKGFTLSSQLKIHQRFHTGERPFTCSDCGKGFTMSSHLKVHQRVHTGERPFTCSVCGKGFTRSCQLQRHQRVHTG; this is encoded by the coding sequence atggctcaccagcgagttcacactggggatcgGCTGTTCACCTGcgcggactgtgggaagggattcacttgctcttctaaactgaaggtacatcagcgagttcacactggagagaggccattcacctgctcagactgtgggaagggattcatttcgtcatctcaactgaaggtacatcagcgagttcacactggggagaggccgttcacctgctcagactgtgggaagggattcagtttgTCATTTCAActgctgagacaccagtcagctCACACcagagagtggccattcacctgctcagactgtgggaagggattcatttcgtcatctaaactgaaggtacatcagcgagttcatacaggggagaggccgttcacctgctcagactgtgggaagagttacactcagtcatctgacctaatgggacaccagcgagttcacactggggagcggccattcacctgctcagactgtgggaagggattcatttcagcatctaaactgaaggtacatcagagagttcacacaggggagaagccgttcacctgctcagactgtgggaagggattcacgcgGTCATCtaaattgaaggtacatcagagacttcacactggagagaggccattcacttgctcagactgcggAAAGGGATTTACttcctcatctcaactgaaggtacatcagcacgttcacactggggagaggccgttcacttgctcagtctgtgggaagacattcacttTGTCacctcacctactgagacaccagtcagttcataccggggcgtggccattcacctgctcagtctgtgggaaaggattcactgaattatcctccctacagagacaccagtcagttcacactggggagaggccgttcacttgctcagtctgtgggaagacattcacttTGTCacctcacctactgagacaccagttagTTCATACCGGggcgtggccattcacctgctcagtctgtgggaaaggattcactgaaTTATCCTCCcaacagagacaccagtcagttcacactgggaagtggcagttcacctgctcagtctgtggcaaGGGATTCAATCGGTCATCTCACCTCGTGACACACCAGTCAGCCCACACaggggaatggccattcacctgctcagactgtgggaagggattcactttgtcatctcaactgaagatacatcagcgatttcatactggggagaggccgttcacctgctcagactgtgggaagggatttactatgtcatctcatctgaaggtacatcagcgagttcacactggggagaggccgttcacctgctcagtatgtgggaagggattcactcggtcatgtcaactacagagacatcagcgagttcacactggatag